The Apium graveolens cultivar Ventura unplaced genomic scaffold, ASM990537v1 ctg5005_1, whole genome shotgun sequence genome has a window encoding:
- the LOC141702406 gene encoding uncharacterized protein LOC141702406: MVPINVYLRNGHWDLPSSNHVDIIQVRNIAISVRINRSYTISWEGLLARNIKISNIWDSIHASNALVPWTDFVWNGFSVPKCSFITWLAILSRLLTKDRMVLFGIQVDPLLVLGMRFLLG, translated from the exons ATGGTGCCAATTAATGTCTATCTTCGTAATGGGCATTGGGATCTTCCCTCTTCTAATCATGTGGACATTATTCAGGTCAGAAACATTGCTATTTCTGTTCGGATTAATAGATCGTATACTATATCTTGGGAAGGTCTCCTCGCTCGGAACATTAAGATATCCAACATATGGGACTCTATTCATGCATCGAATGCTTTAGTGCCTTGGACGGATTTTGTTTGGAATGGTTTCTCGGTACCAAAATGCTCCTTTATCACATGGCTTGCTATCCTTAGTAGACTTCTGACTAAAGACCGCATGGTTCTTTTTGGCATACAAGTTGATCCA TTGCTTGTCCTTGGGATGCGGTTTCTACTCGGATAG